attgaggcatttgttcatgtctcagggtggcaccacacatctcgacagcaAACACAGGAAATAGATGTCAACACAGGATCCTCTCCACAGGAGCAGCGACTGAGCTTGCACAATGACCTCATATCCAACCCAAGGGCAGTGCGATTATCTTCCTCTACGAGCACTGAGATAGATTCCACACCTTTGGCCGCACGTGCATTTTTAACCCAACAGTCTTGCGCGTATTCACACGCGTTAGATCGTCGTCGGAAGACATCCGCACCATTTAAGAGCCCCCTTCGCAGTCGGTTCCATGGGGTTTCTTCATCTTGCCACTATGATCACACAATCAATTCTTCGGCCAAACAATCCCATCCTCAGTAGTCAATACGCTCAACAGCAACAACGTTCCCGGCCTAACTTGTACTAGGTTGGCCACCGCACACAACTGTGAGAAATTATCGTATCCTTCCAAGGTAACATAATTACTGCATCCTCTCCATGGTGTTTTCGATCCGCACTCATGTCAGCCCGCATAAACTCCACCTCTGACAACAGAAGCATCCCACCTGGCGAGAAACCGAACCTCAAACTAACTGTCCCTCGTTGTTCTTTTTTATCGTTGCTTACCTCTGGACTGAAGCGGGAGCATAGCTCCATCACTCTACCAAGTTGGTGGGTGGTTTCGACGTATTCATAGCACGAACCTACGCCCATGACACTCACTCAGTCTATCTGTACCGAGGTATTTGCAAACGACGTGTGGCTCAGTGAGCTTTGAGTTAAGGTGGAAGCATTTCAGCAATTATTTTTATTCCTTGAGTGGCATGCTGAGAAATTGGCGGTATTGGAGGATTCTTAGGACTAGGGCGTAGAATCGGTGTGAGAGAGATGGTAGGCTGTCTACAAATTAGATTGTAGATaaaactggaaatctctgtATGCGTGGTGAAAtagagaaactatctacaacatacaggcACTTGCTAGACTAAAGTACTGGGATTGTGCTCCCGAGATGTTTGCAGggtttgcatactctcggTGCCTGAGGCAGCGGCTCAGCGGCGCTTAGGCTAAGTATTCGGCCTCAGGCAccgagagtatgcaaaccCTGCAAACATCTCGGGAGCATAGGTTGACTGATGTGAGCGGGAAAAGCGACTAGCTTAAAAAGTCGGATTTGGTTTGGACAAAAAAATGAGAAAACCATCAAGAAATGGCCTGTAGTCTGTTGAGATATCTCGTTGGGCAACGAGAGGTCATCGCGGGGTTAATCGGTCTCGTGGTGGTTGATGTTCGTATGATAATTAAGACATAACCTGGAAAGATAGACCATGGATACTAACTAATATAGCCCGATGAGTCAATCAAAATCATTGATAGACAACAAGTCTACATGAGGTTGCGTGTTGCTGTTGAGCAAGTTCATCAACGTACAACAGAAAACGATGCGAACGATAAGCGATAAGTGACGTCATCCCGAAAGCGGGtttgaatttcctttttcggCTTTTTGTTGTGCTAGTCCATAGCTAGTCCACGACTAATCCACTGCCAACCCACATAGGCACCCATGTGGAACAACACCCAGGGATTAGGATTTTTATTGGTTAGTTGCGGAAATAAACTACCTCTTCTGGCGGAGTTCAGGTCAAAtagtccccccccccccccatcgTGTGTGTGTTTCCCCAGAAAACTGCGGGATCCCGATTCCTGTACCGGCTCACAGACGGAGATGATGGCAAGACGTTGTATACCAATGTATGTTGTTTGTCTAACGTCGCGTCACTATATTAACACATTAGGCGAGATTCGCTTGTTCACCCTTATATGTATCACACTTGGCCTCGCTTAACAGCTGTAACCTGACACTTTCCTACTCTGAAGACCCCGCCTCCCCACCAGAAGTCCAACCACGAGACCCTTTTCAACTGACTTCAGagattttctttcctttctcttcttcttctccttcttctaCTATCTCTGGTTCTTGTGGCCATTTCAATCTAACAGCACTATGGAAAATGTGCTCGACGACATCTCCCACCGGAGATACAATCCCCTTCGTGGCTCCTCTATCTTGGTCTCTCCCCACCGAACCAAGCGGCCCTGGCAGTGAGCAGTGTCTTAATAGAAATGTACACTGTGAAAAAACTCAGCTAATCATATAATAATCTAGAGGAGCCCAGGAGAGCCCTTCTAAGACTACACTGCCCAACTACGACCCCAAATGCTACCTTTGTCCCGGGAACAAGCGCGCCCAGGGTGATACCAACCCCAATTATAAGAGCACATTCGTATTTGTGAACGACTACAGTGCAGTGAAGGAAGAACAAGCGGCCTATGAGCCCTCATATCAGGATGGTACGTCCAACTGCCCAGCCCATCCGCACCACCAGTCTCAAGCTCACATGTTGAAGAACTCGAATCGCGGTTCCTCAAAGCCGAGCCCGTAAGCGGCAAGTGCTACGTGCTCACCTTCTCATCCGCGCATAACCTGACCCTTGCCGACTTGGCGCCTCACGAAATTATGCCCGTGATCAATGCCTGGACAGAAATCTACACAGTACACTTGTCCCCGACGTGGCCGCTAGCGAAACACGCGCCTGCCAAAACTTTGCTACCCACCTCTCCCTCATCAAGCATCACCAAGCCCAAGGAGCAGTACCGGTACATGCAGATCTTCGAGAACAAAGGCGCGGCGATGGGGTGCTCAAACCCACACCCGCACGGGCAGGTTTGGACGACTAGCTCAATGCCGGAAGAGCCCGCCACCGAAATGAATCAGTTGATCAAGTACCGCCAGCAGCACGGCGGTAGCCATCTGCTGGAGGACTATGCAGAACTGGAGAGCCGCAAGCAGGAACGCGTTGTGTTTGAGAACGAGGCGTTCCTGGTTGTCTGTCCGTGGTGGGCGACGTGGCCCTTTGAGACAATGATTGTCAGCCGCAATCACAAGCGCGCGCTGGTGGATTTGTCAGAGGCCGATAAGATGCTTCTGGCTGAGGCGATTGCTGAGACTACCCGTCGCTATGATAATCTCTTCGAGACGCACTTCCCTTACAGTATGGGTATTCACCAGGCTCCGCTTGATGGTACTGAGGAAGAGATTGAGGCATCTTACCTGCACTTGCACTTCTATCCGCCTCTGCTGCGAAGCGCTACCGTGCGCAAGTTCTTGGTTGGCTATGAGCTTATGGCAGAGCCTCAACGTGATATCACCCCCGAGCAAGCTGCGGCTAAGCTGCGGGCTTGCGGTGGCGAGTTGTACAGGAAGAAAATCGATTCGTGAGGTCTCCAGGGttgcaaagaaaaagagaaagacgaaagaaaaaattaataagagaaaagaaagagatgaaGTCTGGACAGGGGCCACCAGAGTTGAAGTTATTTCTTCCTATATGCATATGTGTATATCACTTCCTGCGCAAAGCTTTGGTGTCGAAGCGTTAAGTTGTACAtagttttgatccaacagGCAATGTTCATTTCCTCCATGGCTATCTGTTCCATGTGTTGCACTGCGTCGAGCTGTCCCCCGAAGTCATCCTTTCTTCCAAAAGCAAGAGTTTAACCCAGGTATGCCTCGCGCTGGGTGAACATCCAAGCCAGCGAACCCGACGCAACGATCAAAGGATTCAAGAATCGACCCTTGAGCGAGGCGTTGCCGACAACGAGCTCGCCAACAAAGTGCGACAGTGCAATACCGTATGTCCACATCCCAAGGTTGTACGCAACAGGATTAGTAATATTATATGCAGCGGTCATGCGAATGACTGCAGAGAGGAAGGTCCAGGTTCCGAAGACGCGACCGGAGAGCGAAGTTGCAGGAACCTTGCCATTACTGTAGAGTAGGGAGGTGTATTCCGGCGTAGTGTAGGCTTGCAGGCTGTTAAGAGCGGAGATGACTGAAACCTATATAGAGAGGTGGATGGTTAGTTTGGATTATAGAAGCAATGGTAGCTAGGGGTTCGGAGTGGCAGTGGCAATGGGATTAGGGGTGTTGGAAACAGAACTTACGAACAACAACCATTTGGGCAGAAAGCCTTCGGCCTGGGGGAGATAGGCGAGATATTGGTCCATTTTTCAGCGAGTGTCTTGGTTTGAAAGGAGTTTGGGTTGATTTTCTTGTGATCTGAGAGGCCGAGGATGTTTGAGGAGACTCTTGGCGTTGATCTTCCCCCAACAACCTTGAACGCCTCACATTGGTCGGCTgaactttttttcccccttctgGTAACCTCTTGTTATTCACGTTCGGTTAACTCATTATGGATCTCTCAAAGCATATTGAGTGTCTTTCCAAATGGCCAGCCCATATTGCCCCGGGATTACCTACTTATGGAGCGCTGTTCCTCCTGGCGACTGGTGGGCTGGTCATTGCCTGCAAGGTCTGGACGTTTGTGCGGGTGCTTCTGAGTCTATTCGTGCTTCCGGGCAAACCGGTATGAAGTCCAAGATGCAGGCCATTAGCATTCAAGGGATGAAGCTAATTAGAATGATTGAATAGCTTCGCTCGTTCGGTCCCCCCGGTAGCTGGGCTGTGGTAACCGGCGCCTCAGACGGTCTGGGCAAGGAATTCGCGCTGCAATTGGCCCAGTCAAAATTTAACATTGTGCTTGTATCGCGAACCGCTTCGAAGCTGGCAACCCTGTCAGAAGATATTAGCAAGCAGTTCCCGCAGGTGCACACTAAGACACTCGCAATGGATTTCTCACGCAACGCCGATGCCGACTACCAGGCGCTGGGCGAACTAGTGTCCGATCTAGACGTGTCCGTCCTAGTCAACAACGTCGGCCTGAGTCACTCGATTCCCGTTCCGTTCGCGCAGACCCCCGCCGCGGAGATAGCCGATATTGTGACCATCAACTGCACCGGCACCCTGCGCGTTACTCAACTTATCGTTCCAGGCATGATCCAGCGCCGCCGCGGTCTGATTCTGACCATGGGTTCCTTCGGCGGTCTCCTGCCCACTCCGTTCCTCGCCACCTACTCCGGTAGCAAGGCTTTCCTTCAGCAATGGTCTACGGCTCTTGGCGGCGAGTTAGCCTCTTACGGCATTGATGTGGAACTTGTCCAGGCCTACCTAATTACATCTGCCATGTCTAAGATCCGTCGTGCTTCGGCTTCTATTCCTACCCCGCGTGCTTTTGTTCGTTCCGTTCTCTCGAAGATTGGTCGCAGTGGTGGCTCGCCTACCTACGCTTACAGCTCGTCGCCCTACTGGAGTCATGGCATCATGGCTTGGTTTTTGATTTATGTCTCTGGGACTATGGGCAAGCTTGTTCTCGGGCAGAACAAGTCTATGCACGAGAGCATTCGGAAGCGTGCTCTCCGCAAGGCTGAGCGTGAGAATGCTAAGAAGAGCACTTGATCTGCTCGATTTGCTATTATTGTGGCGTGCAGGGAATATACGATGAGAGTTGATGCTTTTCCTGGGCATGATTTATATGTACTTTCTCGAAATGCGTGATGGATTCAAATGAGTGTATCAAACCAAAAAATTGCAGTCATCGCCCTAATAGGTATAATATTATTTCTACCTCGAAATTATCATATTCTCAGAAGAGTGCCTTGGACTTTGTATAGTTACATACACATGCATGCGTGTAAGGACATTCTACAACATGTCATCtgtcggaaggaaagattttttttttttagggggaatagtccttctcatcatcatgtatgaaatagcaattaggacggagtttaatgaccgcctcccggaggcggtcagtattgccgtcgggccaggactaaccgtgccaagcgcccaactacccaggatgggtggttgggcgcttggcacggttatcAACGAGAACATACCTCAAATCATCAAAAAGTCCACTCGTATCCATCTGACGAATCTGAGGACGAGGATCGAGTCATGCCGACGTCCTTCCGGGTGAAGACCTTTAAGGGTCTTCAAGACGGCTTCGAAGATCCAGTGGATTTCATCGAAGACATCGAAACAGCTGTGGAGAGAGATTACGCCCGTGAGACTGCAACACTGAAAGCAGCTAGGAAACAATCCAACGGTAGCGATGATGCAGCGAATGCCATCGAGGAGAGAATCCTACAAGATAAGAAAGATCGAGACTGCCGTCTACTCTTCCGTCAGAATGTCAGTGGTAGGGCTGATACATGGTATAACCATCTCAACCGGGACACTCGCAGGGACTGGACGAAGCTTCGAGCTAGTTGTCTTGAAAGATATCGTCTTCCAGAGGAAGATCCGGTGGCAAAAATCTCACGAATGGAAACTCAATACGACGGAATGAAACAGGCTCGTGATGAAACTATCACTGAATACCTAGAACGAGCGGATGATTTCCACGCTCAGTATGGGCCCGAGAAAGCACATCTCGGAGTGAAAGTGGTACAAGGGCTGAAGGATATTCATAAGCGTGATATGGTCCTATTCCACCTCCGTCAGAAAAATGAGATGGGATATATTGCGGCTCGGAAACTGATTGTGGACGCCTTCTCTGGGGTTGATAACCCATTTATCAGAGACGAACCTATGCAGAAGAAAGAATTGTCGTTCGAAGATGTGATCCGAGACACGATGCCGGAAGTGGTGAAAGGGTTAAAACATCTAATGCTTGAAAGGACACAAACCCAGCAGAATCAACAAAGGTCAGGCTCCGGGGCATCCTTCGGGCGTGGAAA
Above is a window of Penicillium digitatum chromosome 2, complete sequence DNA encoding:
- a CDS encoding Ketoreductase, putative — encoded protein: MDLSKHIECLSKWPAHIAPGLPTYGALFLLATGGLVIACKVWTFVRVLLSLFVLPGKPLRSFGPPGSWAVVTGASDGLGKEFALQLAQSKFNIVLVSRTASKLATLSEDISKQFPQVHTKTLAMDFSRNADADYQALGELVSDLDVSVLVNNVGLSHSIPVPFAQTPAAEIADIVTINCTGTLRVTQLIVPGMIQRRRGLILTMGSFGGLLPTPFLATYSGSKAFLQQWSTALGGELASYGIDVELVQAYLITSAMSKIRRASASIPTPRAFVRSVLSKIGRSGGSPTYAYSSSPYWSHGIMAWFLIYVSGTMGKLVLGQNKSMHESIRKRALRKAERENAKKST
- a CDS encoding Galactose-1-phosphate uridylyltransferase → MENVLDDISHRRYNPLRGSSILVSPHRTKRPWQGAQESPSKTTLPNYDPKCYLCPGNKRAQGDTNPNYKSTFVFVNDYSAVKEEQAAYEPSYQDELESRFLKAEPVSGKCYVLTFSSAHNLTLADLAPHEIMPVINAWTEIYTVHLSPTWPLAKHAPAKTLLPTSPSSSITKPKEQYRYMQIFENKGAAMGCSNPHPHGQVWTTSSMPEEPATEMNQLIKYRQQHGGSHLLEDYAELESRKQERVVFENEAFLVVCPWWATWPFETMIVSRNHKRALVDLSEADKMLLAEAIAETTRRYDNLFETHFPYSMGIHQAPLDGTEEEIEASYLHLHFYPPLLRSATVRKFLVGYELMAEPQRDITPEQAAAKLRACGGELYRKKIDS
- a CDS encoding Ergosterol biosynthesis protein Erg28, putative, with translation MDQYLAYLPQAEGFLPKWLLFVSVISALNSLQAYTTPEYTSLLYSNGKVPATSLSGRVFGTWTFLSAVIRMTAAYNITNPVAYNLGMWTYGIALSHFVGELVVGNASLKGRFLNPLIVASGSLAWMFTQREAYLG